A window of Paraburkholderia bryophila contains these coding sequences:
- a CDS encoding hybrid-cluster NAD(P)-dependent oxidoreductase: MMRDQATFQVSPESAPSRAENRVTQPRFWDALPARWDSDSDDTLVCCQVRQETHDVKSFFFRAPSERAFVFEPGQFITLELEIDGESVNRCYTISSPPTRPHTISITVKRVPGGKVSNWLHDNLQAGSPVRVLGPSGEFTCARHPARKFLFLSAGSGITPLMSMSRAHHELGEDSDIVFVHSARTPDDIIFARELDLIASNQDRFRTAFVCERLGARTNWPGVTGFLSLPLLKLIAPDFMEREIFTCGPAPYMQAVRNLLDEGGFDRGHYHEESFSFETVSEVAAQLTTAHVADALQNGAASAESFVEAREQALGFAPEVAPATVETETRFKVSFAKSNREIECGSGQHVLDAAKKAGVRLPASCTQGMCGTCKVKLVSGEVSMKHAGGIRQREIDQGMVLLCCSKPLTDLVVDK, from the coding sequence ATGATGCGCGATCAGGCGACGTTTCAGGTCAGCCCCGAGTCAGCCCCAAGCCGCGCGGAGAACCGTGTCACGCAGCCGCGTTTCTGGGACGCGCTGCCGGCGCGCTGGGACAGTGACAGCGACGACACGCTCGTGTGCTGCCAGGTTCGTCAGGAAACGCACGACGTGAAGAGCTTTTTCTTTCGTGCGCCGTCCGAACGGGCTTTCGTGTTCGAACCCGGGCAGTTCATTACGCTGGAACTGGAGATAGACGGCGAGTCGGTGAATCGCTGCTACACGATCTCGTCGCCGCCCACGCGGCCGCACACGATTTCGATCACCGTGAAGCGCGTGCCGGGCGGCAAGGTGTCGAACTGGCTGCATGACAATCTGCAGGCGGGTTCGCCGGTTCGCGTGCTTGGACCGTCGGGTGAGTTCACCTGCGCGCGGCATCCGGCGCGCAAGTTTCTGTTTCTGTCGGCGGGATCGGGCATTACGCCGCTCATGTCGATGAGCCGCGCACACCACGAACTCGGCGAAGATAGCGACATTGTGTTCGTGCACAGCGCCCGCACGCCGGACGACATCATCTTTGCGCGCGAGCTGGATCTGATCGCGTCGAATCAGGATCGCTTCCGTACGGCATTTGTTTGCGAGCGGCTCGGTGCGCGCACGAATTGGCCTGGTGTGACTGGGTTTCTGAGTTTGCCGTTGCTCAAGCTGATTGCGCCGGACTTTATGGAACGCGAGATTTTCACGTGCGGTCCTGCGCCGTACATGCAGGCCGTGCGCAATCTGCTCGATGAGGGTGGCTTTGATCGCGGGCACTACCACGAGGAAAGTTTTTCGTTCGAGACCGTCAGCGAAGTGGCCGCGCAATTGACGACCGCGCATGTCGCGGATGCGTTGCAGAACGGTGCAGCCAGCGCGGAGAGTTTTGTCGAGGCGCGTGAGCAGGCGCTCGGTTTCGCGCCGGAGGTTGCGCCTGCCACAGTAGAAACGGAAACGCGTTTCAAGGTGAGTTTCGCCAAAAGCAATCGCGAGATCGAATGCGGCAGCGGCCAGCATGTGCTCGACGCGGCAAAGAAAGCGGGCGTGCGTTTACCAGCGTCGTGTACGCAAGGCATGTGCGGCACCTGCAAGGTCAAACTGGTGTCCGGCGAGGTATCGATGAAGCACGCGGGCGGCATTCGTCAGCGGGAAATCGATCAAGGTATGGTGCTGTTGTGTTGCAGCAAACCGCTTACGGATCTCGTCGTCGATAAGTAA
- a CDS encoding DUF5943 domain-containing protein: MQPQLPINVDPDTGVWTTDALPMLYVPRHFFTNNHTAVEEALGLDAYAEILYKAGYKSAYFWCDKEAKQHGIAGMAVFEHYLNRLSQRGWGLFKITEADPSSSHARIELHHSSFVLAQPDKVGKLCYMFAGWFAGAMDWVNDTAPDSARKGPPSHSREAQCAAEHYDHCVFEVSPLAA; this comes from the coding sequence ATGCAACCGCAACTGCCTATCAACGTCGATCCGGACACCGGCGTCTGGACCACCGACGCGCTGCCGATGCTGTACGTGCCGCGCCATTTCTTCACGAACAATCACACCGCCGTCGAAGAAGCGCTCGGGCTCGATGCGTACGCCGAGATTCTTTATAAGGCCGGCTACAAGTCCGCGTATTTCTGGTGCGACAAGGAAGCCAAACAGCACGGCATTGCCGGCATGGCGGTGTTCGAGCACTACCTGAACCGCCTGTCGCAACGAGGCTGGGGTCTGTTCAAGATCACCGAGGCCGATCCGTCCAGCTCGCACGCGCGCATTGAATTGCATCACTCGTCGTTCGTGCTCGCGCAGCCGGACAAGGTCGGCAAGCTTTGCTACATGTTCGCGGGCTGGTTCGCGGGCGCGATGGACTGGGTCAACGACACCGCGCCGGACAGCGCGCGCAAGGGTCCGCCGTCCCATTCGCGCGAAGCGCAGTGCGCGGCCGAACACTACGACCATTGCGTATTCGAAGTGTCGCCGCTCGCGGCGTAG
- a CDS encoding glycine betaine ABC transporter substrate-binding protein yields the protein MRLIKKILVLSAMSAALVASSVSVVSADTKPTIKIGYVEGWDDSVATTNVAARVIEKRLGYQVTLVPVAAGVMWQGVARGDLDATLSAWLPVTHGAYWNNFKDKVVDLGPNFNDAKIGLIVPDNVDVKTVGDLEAKKAEFGSRIVGIDAGAGVMQKTSEAIKAYGLDYQLMPSSGSAMTAELARSEAASKPIIVTGWKPHWMFAKYKLKFLDDPKKVFGDAEHVDSVINPELEKKAPTVVAFLKKFQWKPGEIDSVMLATQNGEKPTAAADAWISAHGDRVDSWVK from the coding sequence ATGAGACTGATCAAAAAGATACTGGTGTTGAGCGCGATGAGCGCGGCGCTGGTGGCCAGCAGCGTGAGCGTGGTGTCGGCGGATACCAAGCCGACCATCAAGATCGGTTACGTGGAAGGCTGGGACGATAGCGTCGCGACGACGAACGTGGCCGCGCGCGTGATCGAGAAACGCCTCGGTTATCAGGTGACGCTCGTGCCGGTCGCGGCCGGTGTGATGTGGCAAGGCGTGGCGCGCGGCGATCTGGACGCGACCCTGTCGGCGTGGTTGCCGGTCACGCACGGCGCGTACTGGAATAACTTCAAGGACAAGGTGGTCGATCTCGGGCCGAACTTCAACGACGCGAAAATCGGTCTGATCGTGCCGGACAATGTCGACGTCAAAACCGTGGGCGATCTGGAAGCGAAGAAGGCGGAGTTCGGTTCGCGCATTGTGGGTATCGACGCCGGTGCGGGCGTGATGCAGAAGACCAGCGAAGCGATCAAGGCCTATGGGCTCGATTATCAGTTGATGCCGAGTTCGGGGAGCGCGATGACGGCGGAACTGGCGCGCTCGGAAGCGGCAAGCAAGCCGATCATCGTGACGGGCTGGAAGCCGCACTGGATGTTCGCGAAGTACAAGCTTAAATTCCTCGACGATCCGAAGAAGGTGTTCGGCGACGCGGAGCATGTGGATAGTGTCATCAATCCGGAGCTCGAAAAGAAAGCGCCGACGGTAGTCGCGTTTCTTAAGAAGTTCCAGTGGAAGCCGGGCGAGATCGACAGCGTGATGCTGGCCACGCAGAACGGCGAGAAGCCGACTGCTGCCGCGGATGCGTGGATTAGCGCGCATGGCGATCGGGTGGATAGCTGGGTGAAGTAA
- a CDS encoding (Fe-S)-binding protein has protein sequence MSPVFVITVLLWLSVAGLAFALVKRAAYWREGRATAAGAYGWTHLLTIPKRYFVDLHHVVARDPYIAKTHVATAGGAILAMALVFVNYGLAIYSPWLDKLIFLAALVMLVGAVFVWRRRHGAKAVPARLSRGPWDHLPLLLGSFALGLVLFIALPAAAMSGALAVVVALLIAAGAFTMTFGAARGGPMKHAMAGLLHLAFHPRQERFAERNDNDVVPPTALKVPLLDAKEYGVGKPVEFRWNQLLSFDACVQCGKCEAACPAFAAGQPLNPKKLIQDLVTGMVGGTDADYAGSPTPGIPLGKHAGAPGKPLISTLIEADTLWSCTTCRACVQECPMLIEHVDAIVDMRRNQTLVEGSVPGKGPITLANLRETGSSNGYDIGARYDWAVDLQVQVAQPGRRVEVLLIAGEGAFDMRYQRTLRALVKVLNRAGIDYAVLGGVETDTGDTARRLGDEATFQQLARKLIGTLSQYSFGKIVTADPHVLHSLRNEYRALGGFYEVQHHTALIDELVTSGKLSPRAVAALAERKITYHDPCYLGRYNGETEAPRRLLKSIGIKVVEMERNGMRGRCCGGGGGAPLTDIPGKRRIPDIRIDDARTIGAEIVAVGCPNCTAMLEGVVGPRPEVLDVAELVAAALE, from the coding sequence ATGAGCCCCGTGTTTGTCATCACCGTCCTGCTGTGGTTGTCGGTGGCGGGTCTGGCGTTCGCGCTCGTCAAACGCGCCGCTTACTGGCGCGAAGGCCGCGCCACGGCGGCGGGCGCGTATGGTTGGACCCATCTGCTGACGATTCCGAAACGCTACTTCGTCGATCTGCATCATGTGGTGGCGCGCGATCCGTACATCGCGAAAACGCACGTGGCCACGGCGGGCGGTGCGATTCTCGCGATGGCGCTGGTGTTCGTCAATTACGGGCTGGCGATCTACTCGCCGTGGCTGGATAAGCTGATTTTTCTGGCCGCGCTCGTGATGCTGGTCGGCGCGGTGTTCGTGTGGCGTCGCCGGCATGGTGCGAAAGCGGTGCCGGCGCGGCTCTCGCGCGGGCCCTGGGATCATCTGCCGCTGTTGCTCGGGTCGTTCGCGCTGGGGCTCGTGCTGTTCATCGCATTGCCTGCGGCTGCTATGTCGGGTGCACTGGCTGTGGTCGTCGCGCTGCTGATTGCAGCAGGCGCATTCACGATGACGTTTGGCGCAGCCCGTGGCGGTCCGATGAAGCATGCGATGGCGGGCTTGCTGCATCTGGCGTTTCATCCGCGTCAGGAACGCTTTGCCGAACGCAACGACAACGACGTCGTGCCGCCGACTGCCCTGAAGGTGCCGCTGCTCGACGCGAAAGAATACGGCGTCGGCAAACCGGTCGAGTTTCGCTGGAACCAGTTGCTTAGTTTCGACGCGTGCGTGCAGTGCGGCAAGTGCGAGGCGGCTTGTCCTGCGTTCGCCGCCGGTCAGCCGCTCAATCCGAAGAAGCTGATTCAGGATCTGGTCACCGGCATGGTGGGCGGCACGGACGCCGATTACGCGGGCAGCCCGACGCCCGGCATTCCGCTCGGCAAACACGCCGGCGCGCCGGGAAAACCGCTGATTTCCACGCTCATCGAAGCAGACACGCTGTGGTCCTGCACCACGTGCCGCGCTTGCGTGCAGGAATGCCCGATGCTGATCGAGCACGTCGATGCGATCGTGGACATGCGCCGCAATCAGACGCTGGTGGAAGGCAGCGTGCCGGGCAAAGGCCCGATCACGCTCGCGAATCTGCGCGAAACCGGCAGCTCGAACGGTTACGACATCGGCGCGCGTTACGACTGGGCGGTCGATCTGCAAGTGCAGGTCGCGCAGCCGGGGCGCCGGGTGGAGGTCTTGCTGATCGCCGGCGAAGGCGCGTTCGACATGCGCTATCAGCGCACACTGCGCGCGCTGGTCAAGGTGCTGAACCGCGCGGGCATCGACTACGCGGTGCTGGGCGGCGTCGAAACCGACACCGGCGATACGGCCCGTCGTCTCGGCGACGAAGCCACCTTCCAGCAACTCGCCCGCAAGCTGATCGGCACGCTTTCGCAGTACTCGTTCGGCAAGATCGTCACGGCCGACCCGCACGTGCTGCATAGCCTACGCAACGAGTATCGCGCGCTGGGCGGTTTCTACGAGGTGCAGCATCACACCGCGCTGATCGACGAACTGGTCACGAGCGGCAAGCTGTCGCCGCGAGCGGTCGCCGCGCTGGCGGAACGCAAGATCACCTATCACGACCCGTGCTATCTGGGCCGCTATAACGGCGAAACGGAAGCGCCGCGCCGCCTGCTGAAGAGCATCGGCATCAAGGTGGTGGAAATGGAGCGCAATGGCATGCGCGGACGGTGCTGCGGCGGTGGCGGCGGTGCGCCGCTGACCGATATTCCCGGCAAGCGCCGCATTCCGGACATTCGTATCGACGACGCCCGCACGATCGGCGCGGAGATCGTCGCGGTGGGCTGCCCGAATTGCACGGCCATGCTCGAGGGCGTGGTCGGCCCGCGTCCGGAAGTGCTGGACGTCGCCGAACTGGTTGCAGCAGCGCTGGAGTAA
- a CDS encoding electron transfer flavoprotein subunit beta/FixA family protein, with product MKIAVLVSVGRHPVSGVARYSRNDAAALTLALSLVKMHKATLDVLHAGDPSNPALQEYLALGARSVEVLETRASDGVQADAASPLAARLRGYDLVLTGTRAEGAFDSGVLPYRVAAALDMPLVGAAVDVTLRDGCAEVRQFMPKGLRRRVEVRLPALIAVHPLANATPTYAYARLREGTIRPVAASTVVNADATNPDNLAWTTRPVTAKPVRLAAAEKRSGHARMLSATTTESRGGSVVIEGSSVEKAQVILAYLREHQLVDY from the coding sequence ATGAAGATCGCCGTGCTGGTTTCCGTGGGCCGTCATCCGGTCAGCGGCGTGGCGCGCTACAGCCGCAACGACGCCGCTGCGCTGACCCTGGCGCTCTCGCTCGTCAAAATGCACAAGGCGACGCTCGACGTGTTGCACGCGGGCGATCCATCCAATCCCGCGTTGCAGGAGTATCTGGCGCTCGGCGCACGCTCGGTCGAAGTGCTTGAAACACGCGCTTCCGACGGTGTGCAAGCCGACGCCGCGTCCCCGCTCGCCGCGCGTCTGCGGGGTTATGACCTCGTGCTGACCGGCACGCGCGCCGAAGGCGCGTTCGATAGCGGCGTGCTGCCGTACCGCGTCGCCGCTGCGCTGGACATGCCGCTAGTTGGCGCCGCAGTCGACGTCACGCTGCGCGACGGTTGCGCCGAAGTCCGCCAGTTCATGCCGAAGGGGTTGCGCCGACGCGTCGAAGTGCGCTTGCCCGCGCTGATCGCCGTGCATCCGCTGGCCAATGCGACGCCGACCTACGCGTATGCCCGTTTGCGGGAAGGCACGATCCGCCCGGTCGCCGCGTCGACGGTAGTGAATGCGGACGCAACCAACCCCGACAACCTCGCCTGGACGACCCGCCCGGTGACTGCCAAACCGGTGCGCCTCGCCGCCGCCGAAAAGCGTTCCGGCCACGCCCGCATGCTGTCGGCGACGACCACCGAAAGCCGCGGCGGCAGCGTCGTAATTGAAGGGAGTTCCGTCGAAAAAGCACAAGTGATTCTGGCGTATTTGCGCGAGCATCAACTCGTGGATTACTGA
- a CDS encoding electron transfer flavoprotein subunit alpha/FixB family protein, translating into MNTLKRIDPRRPFTITAEGLKRITLGMTADVAGSLEVVASASGAAHRDQVKARRTTAAPQRVLLVAAHADRGALDDHARQTLAGAALIADTLTEVVLLVFGEFTGDAAALGADKLIELPMFDRRSFAPVDELNALAACVAAYAPVHVFLPDNATGDGDLGRRYAAAANASVATHVVEIDATHVASYVHANTAFAARSLPDVVLLAPNAVEPKLPFVGAGERVVWRFDGASSGAGGRESTVRDLGIEEIDAAQLALEEADFIVSAGNGVSDVPAFERLAATLGAAIGASRVAVDDGKFTRDKQIGATGKTVEASVYIAFCISGAVQHLQGIKDCRHVIAVNLDASAPIAKRANLTVIADAQETIAALNEAAAAARNARGTGAALLNSSAVAEGALA; encoded by the coding sequence ATGAATACGCTCAAACGAATCGATCCGCGCCGGCCGTTCACGATCACGGCAGAGGGACTTAAACGCATCACGCTGGGTATGACGGCGGACGTGGCTGGCTCATTGGAAGTGGTTGCGTCAGCGTCCGGTGCGGCGCACCGCGATCAGGTCAAAGCGCGCCGTACGACGGCGGCGCCGCAGCGCGTGCTACTGGTGGCCGCCCATGCCGACCGTGGCGCGCTGGACGATCATGCGCGCCAGACGTTGGCTGGCGCCGCGTTGATTGCGGACACGTTGACCGAAGTCGTGCTGCTCGTGTTCGGTGAATTCACTGGCGACGCCGCCGCGCTCGGCGCCGACAAACTGATCGAATTGCCGATGTTCGACCGTCGCAGCTTCGCACCGGTCGACGAACTGAACGCGCTGGCCGCGTGCGTGGCCGCGTATGCGCCGGTGCATGTTTTCCTGCCCGATAACGCCACCGGCGACGGCGATCTCGGCCGTCGTTACGCAGCCGCTGCGAATGCTAGCGTCGCGACGCATGTGGTCGAGATCGACGCTACGCATGTCGCTTCTTATGTCCACGCGAATACGGCCTTCGCCGCGCGTTCGCTGCCAGACGTGGTGCTGCTCGCGCCGAATGCGGTCGAACCGAAGTTGCCTTTCGTCGGCGCAGGCGAACGGGTCGTCTGGCGTTTCGACGGTGCATCGTCTGGCGCTGGCGGTAGGGAAAGCACGGTGCGCGATCTCGGCATCGAGGAAATCGACGCCGCACAACTCGCGCTGGAAGAAGCGGATTTCATCGTCTCGGCCGGTAACGGCGTGAGCGACGTGCCCGCGTTCGAGCGTCTCGCGGCCACGCTGGGCGCCGCTATCGGTGCGAGCCGTGTCGCCGTGGACGACGGTAAATTCACCCGCGACAAGCAGATCGGCGCGACCGGCAAGACGGTTGAAGCAAGCGTGTATATCGCGTTCTGTATTTCCGGCGCGGTCCAGCACTTGCAAGGCATCAAGGATTGCCGTCATGTGATCGCGGTGAACCTCGACGCCAGCGCGCCGATCGCCAAGCGCGCGAATCTGACCGTGATCGCGGATGCGCAGGAAACCATCGCGGCGCTCAATGAAGCGGCTGCCGCCGCGCGCAACGCACGCGGCACTGGCGCTGCGCTGTTGAATTCATCCGCTGTTGCCGAAGGAGCGCTCGCATGA
- a CDS encoding NADH:flavin oxidoreductase yields MRYPNLFKPLTLNQLTLRNRIVSTAHAEVYAEPGGLPGDRYIRYYEEKAKGGVGLAVCGGSSPVSIDSPQGWWKSVNLSTDKIIDPLARLAEAMHRHGAKIMIQATHMGRRSAFHGEHWPHLMSPSGVREPVHRGNAKIIEVEEIRRIIRDFAAAAKRVKDAGMDGVEISAAHQHLIDQFWSPRTNFRTDEWGGSLENRLRFGTEVLNAVREAVGADFCVGLRMCGDEFHEDGLDHEQLKEIAQAMSETGLIDYLGVIGSGADTHNTLANCMPPMALPPEPFVHLAAGIKSVVKLPVMHAQSIRDAGQAERLLASGMVDLVGMTRAQIADPHMVIKIRDGREDEIKQCVGANYCIDRQYNGLDVLCVQNAATSREETMPHVIAKTRGPKRKVVVVGAGPAGLEAARVAKSRGHDVVLFEKNDYVGGQIMLAAKAPQREQMAGIVRWFDMETKRLGVDRRLGVAADEKTIMAEKPDIVVLATGGSSFTSQVAAWGVDEGLAVSSWDVLSGKVEPGKNVLVYDGVSTHAGAGVADFMSSRGSNVEIVTPDVKVADDVGGTTFPIFYRRLYAQGVIHTPNYWLDKVYEEDGKKIAVIRNEYTEEQEERAVDQVVIENGSTPNDELYWKLKPESVNLGQVDVHTLFASEPQPSLSEELGNGRFLLFRVGDCISMHNIHGAIYDALRLCKDF; encoded by the coding sequence ATGCGTTACCCGAACCTTTTCAAGCCTCTCACGCTGAATCAACTGACCTTGCGCAATCGCATCGTCAGTACGGCGCACGCGGAGGTGTATGCGGAACCCGGCGGCTTGCCCGGCGACCGTTATATCCGCTACTACGAAGAGAAGGCGAAGGGCGGCGTTGGCCTCGCCGTGTGCGGCGGCTCGAGTCCGGTATCGATCGACAGTCCGCAAGGCTGGTGGAAGTCGGTCAATCTGTCGACCGACAAGATTATCGATCCGCTCGCGCGGCTCGCCGAAGCGATGCACCGGCACGGCGCGAAAATCATGATTCAGGCCACGCATATGGGCCGCCGTTCGGCGTTTCATGGCGAGCACTGGCCGCATCTGATGTCGCCGTCCGGCGTGCGGGAACCCGTGCACCGCGGCAACGCGAAGATCATTGAAGTGGAAGAGATTCGCCGCATCATCCGCGACTTTGCCGCGGCGGCGAAGCGCGTGAAAGATGCGGGCATGGACGGCGTCGAAATCTCGGCGGCGCACCAGCATCTGATCGATCAGTTCTGGAGCCCGCGCACCAATTTTCGCACCGACGAATGGGGCGGCTCGCTCGAAAACCGTCTGCGCTTCGGCACCGAAGTATTGAATGCGGTGCGCGAAGCCGTGGGCGCGGATTTTTGCGTCGGCCTGCGCATGTGCGGCGACGAGTTCCATGAAGACGGGCTCGATCATGAACAACTGAAAGAGATCGCTCAGGCAATGAGCGAAACCGGCCTGATCGATTACCTCGGTGTGATCGGTTCGGGTGCGGATACGCACAACACGCTCGCCAACTGCATGCCGCCGATGGCGCTGCCGCCCGAACCGTTTGTTCACCTCGCCGCCGGTATCAAGTCGGTCGTGAAGCTGCCGGTCATGCACGCACAGAGTATTCGCGACGCGGGCCAGGCGGAACGGCTGCTCGCGAGCGGCATGGTCGATCTGGTCGGGATGACGCGCGCGCAGATCGCCGATCCGCACATGGTCATCAAGATCCGCGACGGCCGCGAGGACGAAATCAAGCAGTGCGTCGGCGCGAATTATTGCATCGACCGCCAGTACAACGGGCTCGACGTGCTATGCGTGCAGAACGCCGCGACGTCGCGCGAAGAAACCATGCCGCACGTGATCGCGAAGACACGCGGACCGAAGCGCAAGGTGGTAGTGGTCGGCGCCGGGCCGGCAGGACTGGAAGCGGCGCGCGTCGCGAAGTCGCGCGGGCATGATGTCGTGCTGTTCGAGAAGAACGACTACGTAGGCGGTCAGATCATGCTGGCCGCGAAAGCGCCGCAGCGTGAACAGATGGCGGGCATCGTGCGCTGGTTCGATATGGAAACGAAACGGCTCGGCGTGGACCGCCGTCTCGGTGTCGCCGCCGACGAAAAAACCATCATGGCCGAGAAACCGGACATCGTGGTGCTGGCCACGGGCGGTTCGTCGTTCACGTCGCAGGTCGCGGCGTGGGGCGTCGACGAAGGGCTCGCCGTGAGTTCGTGGGACGTGCTGTCCGGCAAGGTTGAACCCGGCAAGAACGTGCTCGTGTACGACGGCGTCAGCACGCACGCCGGCGCGGGCGTCGCGGATTTCATGTCGAGCCGCGGCTCGAACGTCGAGATCGTGACGCCGGACGTGAAGGTTGCCGACGACGTGGGCGGCACCACGTTCCCGATTTTCTATCGCCGGCTCTACGCGCAAGGCGTGATCCACACGCCGAATTACTGGCTCGACAAGGTCTACGAGGAAGACGGCAAGAAGATCGCCGTGATCCGCAACGAGTACACCGAGGAGCAGGAAGAGCGCGCGGTCGATCAGGTGGTGATCGAAAACGGCAGCACGCCGAACGACGAGCTGTACTGGAAGCTCAAGCCGGAATCGGTGAATCTCGGTCAGGTCGACGTGCATACGCTGTTCGCGTCGGAGCCGCAGCCGTCGCTTAGCGAAGAACTGGGTAATGGCCGCTTCCTGCTGTTCCGTGTCGGCGACTGCATTTCCATGCACAACATTCACGGCGCGATTTACGACGCGCTGCGCCTTTGCAAGGATTTCTGA
- a CDS encoding aromatic ring-hydroxylating oxygenase subunit alpha has product MKVSADVRAMIERRKKNHTLEAPFYTSEAIFALDMEAIFRQHWIQVAVEPDVPEPGDYITVEIGQDSILIVRDDDMQVRAFHNVCRHRGARLCNTDKGSLGNIVCPYHSWTYNLNGDLMFAEHMGEQFDRCKHSLKSVHVENLAGLIFICLAENPPADFSVMRAAMEPYMLPHDLAGCKIAASIDIIEDGNWKLTMENNRECYHCVANHPELTISLYEYGFGYQRTPANEEGMAAFEETVARRTAQWEAMKLPSAEIERLADLVTGFRTQRLPLDRDGESQTLDAKVASKKLLGGFEQADLGGLSFWTQPNSWHHFMSDHIVSFSVIPLSAGKTLVRTKWLVHKDAREGIDYDVNNLTAVWRATNDQDRALVEYSQRGATSSAYEPGPYSPFTEGLVEKFCEWYIGRMADYSNAPQTHEAGDATPASHGEKVVSFMR; this is encoded by the coding sequence ATGAAAGTTTCGGCAGACGTTCGCGCAATGATCGAACGCCGTAAAAAGAATCACACGCTGGAAGCGCCGTTCTATACGAGCGAGGCGATTTTCGCGCTCGATATGGAAGCGATTTTCCGGCAGCACTGGATTCAGGTGGCAGTGGAACCGGACGTGCCGGAGCCGGGCGATTACATCACGGTGGAGATCGGCCAGGATTCGATCCTGATTGTGCGTGACGACGATATGCAGGTGCGGGCGTTTCATAACGTCTGCCGCCATCGCGGCGCGCGGCTGTGCAATACCGACAAAGGCTCGCTCGGCAATATCGTCTGCCCGTATCACAGCTGGACGTATAACCTGAACGGCGATCTGATGTTCGCCGAGCACATGGGCGAGCAGTTTGATCGCTGCAAGCACAGCTTGAAATCGGTGCATGTCGAGAATCTCGCGGGGCTCATTTTCATTTGCCTTGCAGAGAATCCGCCCGCCGATTTCTCGGTGATGCGCGCCGCGATGGAGCCGTACATGCTGCCGCACGATCTGGCCGGCTGCAAGATCGCCGCGTCGATCGACATTATCGAAGACGGCAACTGGAAGCTCACGATGGAGAACAATCGCGAGTGCTATCACTGCGTGGCGAATCACCCTGAGTTGACCATTTCGCTTTACGAATACGGCTTCGGCTATCAGCGCACGCCGGCCAACGAAGAGGGCATGGCCGCGTTCGAGGAAACCGTGGCGCGCCGCACCGCGCAGTGGGAAGCGATGAAGCTGCCTTCGGCTGAGATCGAACGGCTTGCCGATCTGGTGACGGGTTTCCGCACGCAACGTCTGCCGCTCGATCGCGACGGCGAATCGCAGACGCTGGACGCGAAAGTGGCGTCGAAGAAACTGCTCGGCGGTTTCGAGCAGGCCGATCTTGGCGGTCTGTCGTTCTGGACCCAGCCGAATTCGTGGCATCACTTCATGAGCGACCATATCGTCAGCTTTTCGGTGATTCCGCTGTCGGCCGGTAAAACGCTGGTGCGCACCAAGTGGCTCGTCCATAAAGACGCGCGCGAAGGGATCGACTACGACGTGAACAATCTGACCGCTGTGTGGCGCGCCACCAACGACCAGGATCGCGCGCTCGTCGAGTACTCGCAACGCGGCGCGACCAGTAGCGCGTATGAGCCCGGCCCGTATTCGCCGTTCACCGAAGGCCTCGTCGAGAAGTTCTGCGAGTGGTACATCGGCCGCATGGCGGATTACAGCAATGCGCCCCAAACCCATGAAGCCGGCGATGCTACGCCGGCTTCGCACGGCGAAAAAGTCGTGTCTTTCATGCGCTGA